A part of Streptomyces sp. DSM 40750 genomic DNA contains:
- a CDS encoding MBL fold metallo-hydrolase: MTTMETFNLLQPYKIAEETFVIPWALEAPPVGHFPMNSMVIRGAEPVLVDTGAPAVRSQWLEAAWSVVDPLDVRWIFLTHDDRDHAGNLLAVLAECPNATLLTTWFSIGRMAEEWETPVNRCRFMTDGDTIDAGDRTLVAKRPPLYDNPTTRALFDPKTNVLWAVDTFATNVPTPMPDVAALSADEFHDGQFFGGRLVSPWVALLDTQKFGRVVDDFQRLNAEVIAGCHCPVLRGAQIPEAYDLLRQLPGIPPWAEFTQADLDQWMAVAESSVPPEQPRPSGT, translated from the coding sequence ATGACAACCATGGAAACGTTCAACCTTCTGCAGCCGTACAAGATCGCCGAGGAGACGTTCGTCATCCCGTGGGCCCTCGAGGCCCCGCCGGTCGGCCACTTCCCGATGAACTCGATGGTGATCCGCGGAGCAGAACCGGTCCTCGTGGACACCGGGGCGCCCGCAGTGCGCTCCCAGTGGCTGGAGGCAGCCTGGTCCGTCGTGGATCCCCTGGACGTACGGTGGATCTTCCTCACCCACGACGACCGCGACCACGCCGGCAACCTCCTGGCGGTCCTCGCCGAATGCCCGAACGCGACCCTGCTGACGACATGGTTCTCCATCGGCCGTATGGCCGAGGAGTGGGAGACCCCCGTCAATCGGTGCCGCTTCATGACCGACGGCGACACGATCGACGCGGGCGACCGCACCCTGGTCGCCAAACGACCGCCCCTGTACGACAACCCCACGACCCGCGCCCTCTTCGACCCCAAGACCAACGTCCTGTGGGCCGTCGACACCTTCGCCACGAACGTACCCACCCCGATGCCGGACGTAGCGGCGCTGTCCGCGGACGAATTCCACGACGGCCAATTCTTCGGCGGACGCCTGGTCTCGCCCTGGGTCGCGTTGCTGGACACCCAGAAGTTCGGGAGGGTCGTGGACGACTTCCAACGCCTGAACGCCGAGGTCATCGCTGGCTGCCACTGCCCGGTCCTCCGCGGAGCCCAGATCCCCGAGGCCTATGACCTCCTCCGCCAGCTCCCCGGAATCCCCCCGTGGGCAGAGTTCACCCAGGCCGACCTGGACCAGTGGATGGCGGTCGCCGAGAGCTCGGTACCACCGGAACAACCACGACCGTCGGGGACGTGA
- a CDS encoding transposase, which translates to MFAQFIAGLLAALSKKNGWTLSEHAGHVTAKPDAVAAQRLGGDADRLSDAVRDYVITHLGGEDASPVIDDTRAQKKGTKSVGVTFQRCGLTSDAQLPDHRHQARPGHHDARAGPRDPRAVLLGAG; encoded by the coding sequence GTGTTCGCGCAGTTCATTGCGGGGCTGCTGGCGGCGCTATCGAAGAAGAACGGCTGGACGCTGTCGGAGCATGCCGGGCACGTGACCGCGAAACCGGATGCAGTGGCTGCTCAACGGCTCGGTGGGGACGCCGACCGGCTGAGTGACGCGGTCCGCGATTACGTCATCACGCATCTGGGCGGCGAAGACGCCTCACCCGTCATCGATGACACCCGGGCTCAGAAGAAGGGCACCAAGTCGGTAGGGGTGACCTTCCAGCGCTGTGGGCTGACCAGCGATGCGCAACTGCCAGACCATCGCCACCAAGCCCGACCGGGCCATCACGATGCCCGAGCAGGCCCGCGCGACCCACGTGCCGTTCTCCTGGGTGCCGGCTGA
- a CDS encoding ATP-binding protein — translation MDERRAARPPGNLPVIASSFVGRRQELGDVRRWLETTRLLTLTGPGGVGKTRLAVRAAELARRAFPHGVWFADLAAVDDPDRLADAVMVALGVKDQSLRAAKEQLADHLADRRLLLVLDNCEHLAVACAGLVDHLLRRAPGLRVLATSRQPLGVPGEHVRIVDPLPVPAGAPSAEALVTYESVALFVDRATAVQPGFGVRDDNRAAVARLCARLDGLPLAIELAATRLRSLSVEQVADRLDDRFLLLTLGSPAAVSRQQTLRALMEWSYDLCSEQERLLWAGLSVFPAEFDLAAVEGICAGPGTGIDAADVIDLVDGLVAKSVVSARPQLPQARYRMLETIRHYGRGILAGSGLEHDLRRRHRDHYLGLAVHACETWPGPGQGENLARLNLERDNLASALDWSLSEPGEIPSALLLVVALRYHWTVGEQLAQGRRRLDQVLRAAPELTPDRGHALWVAAWIALLQGDGGAAAGRLRECAAIAERYDDDRLRGHVLVLSGSIALFAGDPSGAARLFEEGIELIRAQDDVAAVLWGLFQRSVALSMSGDSASAQVVGDEAIRLARERGETWARSEAMWACAFDHWVTGDRNADAAGLVREALALTPTANQLGMALDAELLAWIAESRSHHDEAARLLGAATALWDSLGTGIEAFGPVFSHHSAQCRANTRAALGDGRFGTLLDEGRHSPTDTLRLPGPAVRSGPPKRGGPPKRSEEQALTRREQEVARLITRGMTNKAIAAELVLSPRTVDGHVERLFDKIGVNSRAQVAVWMARVGRDTAERNAGQDGHTGGARIG, via the coding sequence ATGGACGAGCGGAGGGCAGCGCGGCCCCCCGGCAACCTGCCGGTCATCGCCAGCAGTTTCGTGGGCCGCCGACAGGAACTGGGCGACGTCAGACGGTGGTTGGAGACCACACGTCTGCTGACGCTGACCGGCCCGGGCGGAGTGGGCAAGACCCGCCTCGCCGTGCGGGCCGCCGAGCTTGCCCGGCGGGCGTTTCCGCACGGCGTATGGTTCGCCGACCTGGCGGCCGTCGATGACCCGGACAGGCTCGCGGACGCCGTCATGGTGGCCCTGGGTGTCAAGGACCAGTCCCTGCGGGCGGCGAAGGAGCAACTGGCCGACCACCTGGCGGACCGGCGGCTTCTGCTTGTCCTGGACAACTGCGAGCACCTGGCGGTGGCCTGCGCCGGGCTCGTCGACCATCTGCTGCGCCGCGCGCCCGGCCTACGCGTACTGGCCACCAGCCGCCAGCCGTTGGGGGTTCCGGGCGAACACGTCCGCATCGTGGATCCACTGCCCGTACCCGCCGGTGCCCCGTCCGCCGAGGCGCTCGTGACGTACGAGTCCGTGGCGCTGTTCGTCGACCGGGCGACGGCGGTCCAGCCGGGCTTCGGTGTGCGCGATGACAACCGCGCGGCGGTGGCGCGGTTGTGCGCCCGGCTGGACGGTCTTCCGCTCGCGATCGAGTTGGCCGCCACCAGGCTGCGGTCCCTGTCCGTCGAGCAGGTCGCCGACCGGCTCGACGACCGTTTCCTGCTGCTCACCCTGGGCAGTCCCGCGGCGGTGTCACGGCAGCAAACGCTGCGGGCACTGATGGAGTGGAGCTACGACCTGTGCTCGGAGCAGGAAAGGCTGCTGTGGGCGGGGCTGTCGGTCTTCCCCGCCGAGTTCGACCTGGCGGCCGTCGAGGGCATCTGCGCGGGCCCGGGCACCGGTATCGACGCCGCGGACGTGATCGATCTGGTCGACGGTCTGGTGGCGAAGTCCGTGGTGTCGGCGCGCCCGCAACTGCCGCAGGCCCGCTACCGCATGCTGGAGACGATCCGCCACTACGGGCGCGGCATTCTCGCCGGCAGCGGTCTCGAACACGACCTGCGCCGACGTCACCGTGACCACTACCTGGGCCTGGCGGTCCACGCCTGCGAGACATGGCCCGGGCCAGGCCAGGGCGAGAACCTCGCCCGCCTGAACCTGGAGCGGGACAACCTCGCCTCCGCGCTCGACTGGTCACTCTCCGAGCCCGGCGAGATCCCGTCGGCCCTGCTCCTGGTGGTGGCGCTGCGGTACCACTGGACCGTGGGCGAGCAGCTCGCCCAGGGCCGGCGACGGCTCGACCAGGTCCTGCGGGCCGCCCCCGAACTCACGCCGGACCGGGGGCACGCCCTCTGGGTCGCCGCCTGGATCGCGCTGCTGCAAGGTGATGGGGGAGCGGCCGCCGGGCGGCTGCGGGAGTGCGCCGCGATCGCTGAACGGTACGACGACGACCGCCTCCGCGGCCATGTCCTGGTCCTGTCGGGCAGTATCGCCCTGTTCGCCGGTGATCCGTCCGGCGCCGCACGGCTCTTTGAGGAGGGCATCGAACTCATACGGGCGCAGGACGACGTCGCGGCGGTGCTGTGGGGGCTGTTCCAGCGCAGTGTCGCGCTGTCCATGAGCGGGGACAGTGCCTCGGCCCAGGTCGTCGGCGACGAGGCGATCCGTCTCGCACGGGAGCGCGGCGAGACCTGGGCCAGATCCGAGGCGATGTGGGCATGCGCGTTCGACCACTGGGTGACGGGTGACCGGAACGCCGACGCCGCCGGGCTGGTGCGGGAAGCCCTGGCCCTGACCCCCACCGCCAACCAGCTGGGCATGGCGCTGGACGCCGAACTCCTCGCCTGGATCGCCGAGTCACGCTCGCACCACGACGAGGCGGCGCGGCTCTTGGGAGCGGCCACCGCTCTGTGGGACTCCCTGGGCACCGGGATCGAGGCGTTCGGGCCGGTCTTCTCCCACCATTCGGCCCAGTGCCGCGCGAACACCAGGGCCGCTCTGGGCGACGGCCGCTTCGGCACGCTCCTCGACGAGGGCCGCCACAGCCCCACAGACACGCTCCGCCTCCCCGGTCCGGCGGTCCGGAGCGGACCGCCGAAACGGGGCGGACCGCCGAAACGGAGCGAGGAACAGGCGCTGACCCGCAGAGAGCAGGAGGTGGCCCGGCTGATCACCAGAGGGATGACCAACAAGGCCATCGCCGCCGAACTCGTCCTGTCCCCGCGCACGGTGGACGGCCACGTGGAGCGTCTCTTCGACAAGATCGGGGTCAACTCGCGGGCCCAGGTAGCCGTCTGGATGGCCCGCGTCGGCCGTGACACCGCCGAGCGGAACGCGGGGCAGGACGGTCACACGGGCGGAGCGCGAATCGGGTAG
- a CDS encoding cytochrome P450, whose translation MTTAAHPASEVDLFTEEALDDPYPHYKELRALGPAVHLTRHDLWFVCRYEQVRAALGDWRTFSSARGIGLNDDFNSAWDGALIHQDPPTQTEQRKLFTERLSPRALRSVAENIDRRAEELAARLVERGSFDAVTDLAQDLPIHVIMDLIGWPQKGRDELLDMAAGWFDSGGPAGPRTAAADPKVQALMAYLSEVVAKEDLVPGGFGWGVLEAHKRGEIPVEGATGLLAGYVVAAFDTTVSVISSGVWLFARDPEQWDVLRREPALVPAAFNEIVRMESPIQVFSRVTTRDVDLGEGVVIPAGARVMHSYGSANRDERHFADPDRFDVHRNPVDHLGFGFGNHSCAGQGLARLEAHAVLKALAARVERVELNGEPVRALNNITRGFSSLPVRVR comes from the coding sequence ATGACCACAGCCGCTCATCCCGCCTCCGAGGTGGACCTTTTCACCGAGGAGGCACTCGACGACCCCTACCCGCACTACAAGGAACTGCGCGCCCTGGGGCCCGCTGTGCATCTCACCCGCCACGACCTGTGGTTCGTCTGCCGCTACGAGCAGGTGCGGGCCGCCCTCGGCGACTGGCGAACGTTCTCCTCCGCCCGGGGAATCGGTCTCAACGACGACTTCAACTCGGCATGGGACGGTGCGCTGATCCACCAGGACCCGCCCACCCAGACCGAGCAGCGCAAGCTGTTCACCGAACGACTGTCCCCGCGCGCCCTGCGGTCGGTGGCCGAGAACATCGACCGGCGGGCCGAGGAACTCGCCGCCCGCCTCGTCGAGCGTGGCAGTTTCGACGCCGTCACCGACCTCGCCCAGGACCTCCCCATCCACGTGATCATGGATCTGATCGGCTGGCCGCAGAAGGGACGCGACGAACTGCTGGACATGGCGGCCGGATGGTTCGACTCCGGCGGTCCGGCGGGCCCCCGTACCGCGGCCGCCGACCCGAAGGTGCAGGCGCTCATGGCATACCTCAGCGAGGTCGTGGCCAAGGAGGACCTCGTGCCGGGCGGATTCGGCTGGGGAGTGCTGGAGGCCCACAAACGGGGCGAGATACCCGTCGAGGGAGCCACCGGGCTGCTCGCCGGTTACGTCGTCGCCGCGTTCGACACCACCGTCTCCGTGATCTCCAGCGGAGTCTGGCTCTTCGCCCGTGACCCGGAGCAGTGGGACGTCCTGCGCCGTGAACCCGCCCTCGTTCCGGCAGCGTTCAACGAGATCGTGCGGATGGAGAGTCCGATCCAGGTGTTCTCCCGGGTCACCACCCGCGACGTCGACCTCGGCGAAGGCGTCGTGATTCCGGCGGGCGCCCGTGTGATGCACAGCTACGGCTCCGCCAACCGGGACGAGCGCCATTTCGCCGACCCCGACCGTTTCGACGTGCACCGTAACCCCGTGGACCATCTCGGCTTCGGCTTCGGCAACCACTCCTGCGCCGGCCAGGGACTCGCCCGTCTCGAAGCCCACGCCGTACTGAAGGCGCTGGCCGCCCGCGTGGAGCGCGTCGAACTGAACGGGGAGCCCGTCCGCGCCCTCAACAACATCACTCGCGGCTTCAGCAGTCTGCCCGTACGCGTCCGCTGA
- a CDS encoding ATP-dependent DNA ligase → MSVTLVRPELVVEVGVDVTRDSAGRWRHPARRYRARPDLSPGDVERFGNPG, encoded by the coding sequence TTGAGTGTCACCCTTGTGCGGCCCGAGCTGGTGGTGGAAGTCGGCGTCGACGTCACCCGGGACAGTGCCGGGCGTTGGCGGCACCCGGCCCGCAGGTACCGCGCCCGCCCCGACCTCTCCCCCGGCGACGTCGAACGCTTCGGCAACCCCGGATAG
- a CDS encoding VOC family protein, whose product MAIQRMDNVGIVIEDMDAAIAFFVELGMELEGRAEVEGLVADQCTGLDGVRCDIAMLRTPDGHSRLELAKYRSPAVISAGPRNRPHNILGTHRVMFAVDDIEDTVARLRPHGAELVGEIARFEDSHLLCYVRGPEGIIVGLAEQLR is encoded by the coding sequence ATGGCGATTCAGCGGATGGACAACGTCGGCATCGTCATCGAAGACATGGATGCCGCCATCGCGTTCTTCGTGGAACTCGGTATGGAGCTGGAGGGCAGGGCGGAGGTCGAGGGCCTCGTCGCCGACCAGTGCACCGGACTCGACGGCGTCCGCTGTGACATCGCGATGCTCCGGACCCCGGACGGTCACAGCCGGCTCGAGCTGGCGAAGTACCGCAGCCCCGCGGTGATCAGCGCCGGGCCGCGCAACCGGCCGCACAACATTCTGGGCACGCACCGCGTCATGTTCGCCGTCGACGACATCGAGGACACCGTTGCCCGTCTGCGCCCTCACGGCGCCGAACTCGTCGGCGAGATCGCCCGGTTCGAGGACAGCCATCTGCTCTGCTACGTCCGCGGCCCGGAGGGCATCATCGTCGGACTGGCCGAGCAACTGCGCTGA
- a CDS encoding IS701 family transposase, which translates to MTARRPCPPAPGPLEDYAARFDDLFFSLAQRRGFREYLTGLLAPRERNKTITCLAGAEPVAGAGMPGVQRLQFFLSESPWEAEQINDRRLELLCEERATAPHDGGVIVIDDSGDRKDGTATANVGRQWLGRLGKTDNGIVTVTTVWTDGRVYYPLHAHPYTPAHHFARGRSDPAFRTKPQLSAALAARGKEAGFGCRAVVADCAYSVSDDWYLALREAGLAYVVALKPHRGTWAPADQPHTPIEAAHALTWLDARRPGDWTAVERHFRDGHTETWWAADARLGGYGPDSPCRLVVATTDPARLPEKATWYLATNLPHPDAPHAATSPHPPADLAEIVRLYGLRPWIEQSYKQIKDELGWADFQVRSDRAIRRHQTLVNCAFSFCWDQWFAPPGPLDDTAPDPCPDEGPERGTNRTPTALLAQGITFGPRLAHPCHHPEPMVAILDGQRPTLRTPGPDRRGHHRTRP; encoded by the coding sequence ATGACTGCTCGCCGTCCGTGTCCGCCCGCGCCGGGACCGTTGGAGGACTACGCGGCTCGGTTCGACGACCTCTTCTTCAGTCTGGCCCAGCGGCGGGGGTTTCGTGAGTATCTGACCGGGCTGCTGGCGCCGCGGGAGCGGAACAAGACGATCACCTGCCTGGCAGGGGCAGAGCCGGTGGCCGGTGCGGGGATGCCGGGGGTGCAGCGGCTGCAGTTCTTCCTGTCCGAGTCGCCCTGGGAGGCCGAGCAGATCAACGACCGGCGGCTTGAACTGCTGTGCGAGGAGCGGGCGACGGCTCCGCACGACGGCGGGGTCATCGTGATCGACGACTCCGGGGACCGCAAGGACGGCACCGCGACCGCGAATGTGGGCCGGCAGTGGCTGGGCCGGCTGGGCAAGACGGACAACGGCATCGTCACGGTGACCACGGTGTGGACCGACGGCCGCGTCTACTACCCGCTGCACGCGCACCCCTACACCCCTGCCCACCACTTCGCCCGCGGCCGGTCCGATCCCGCCTTCCGCACGAAACCACAGCTGTCCGCCGCTCTCGCGGCCCGCGGGAAGGAGGCGGGCTTCGGCTGCCGGGCCGTGGTCGCCGACTGCGCCTATTCCGTCAGCGACGACTGGTACCTCGCACTGCGCGAGGCCGGCCTGGCCTACGTGGTCGCGCTCAAGCCGCACCGTGGCACCTGGGCTCCGGCCGACCAGCCGCACACCCCGATCGAGGCCGCCCACGCCCTGACCTGGCTCGATGCCAGACGCCCCGGCGACTGGACGGCCGTGGAGCGTCACTTCCGCGACGGGCACACCGAGACCTGGTGGGCCGCCGATGCCCGATTGGGCGGCTACGGTCCCGACTCGCCCTGCCGTCTGGTCGTGGCCACCACCGACCCAGCCCGGCTGCCGGAGAAGGCCACCTGGTACCTGGCCACCAACCTGCCCCACCCCGACGCACCCCACGCCGCCACCAGCCCGCATCCGCCGGCCGACCTCGCCGAGATCGTCCGCCTCTACGGCCTGCGGCCGTGGATCGAGCAGAGCTACAAACAGATCAAGGACGAACTCGGCTGGGCCGACTTCCAGGTCCGTTCCGACCGCGCCATCCGCCGCCACCAGACCCTGGTCAACTGCGCCTTCTCCTTCTGCTGGGACCAGTGGTTCGCCCCACCCGGACCCCTGGATGACACCGCCCCGGACCCGTGCCCCGACGAGGGGCCAGAGAGGGGGACCAACCGAACCCCAACTGCCCTGCTGGCCCAAGGCATTACGTTCGGTCCGCGCCTGGCTCACCCCTGCCACCACCCTGAACCGATGGTGGCGATCCTGGACGGACAGAGACCCACCCTCCGAACTCCAGGCCCTGATCGACGCGGTCACCACCGGACACGGCCTTGA
- a CDS encoding FG-GAP repeat domain-containing protein — protein MQRRSTRLWAFPCALLLVAAAVLWWLEKAASGPGAKPTAGRASAYPDPDDFNGDGFGDPVVWTRSGLTVLYGGANGPHADVRTDVPASASDALARPHPLRADLDDDGFTDLLMATESGVVRVLWGGAEGLSRPVDLSLSTTTNTGKTTTMAKTPPALGDFDGDGSTDLARPGGATGPEVVWYKGPFDRSGRPAARREAAGPHSEEGVPYRVRAGDYGGDDTADLLLDFATTDPESDDPSAPVVSGGTLLLGGEDGPSAARSWAGARPLPRSASGTWSVVFGGYGDDRTLDVLRGGATDPVATFHDLPGLAPGQLTDPGNRGGSTGDVDGDGRLDAVTGAYGANWWQGVVFEVRDVAHADRVNLRSIVTKDVGLPYDAKRTRPSSAQFAPHAPLLDVNGDGRDDLVASTRGKNPQVVFVPGSAEGLDADGAHHFNLAGLLYPESTG, from the coding sequence GTGCAGAGACGATCAACTCGACTGTGGGCCTTCCCCTGCGCCCTGCTGCTCGTCGCCGCAGCCGTGCTGTGGTGGCTGGAGAAAGCGGCATCCGGGCCGGGGGCGAAGCCGACCGCAGGACGCGCCTCGGCGTATCCGGACCCGGACGACTTCAACGGGGACGGGTTCGGGGACCCGGTGGTGTGGACCCGCTCCGGTCTGACAGTTCTGTACGGAGGGGCGAACGGGCCGCATGCCGACGTACGCACCGATGTGCCCGCGTCCGCGTCGGACGCCTTGGCCCGCCCGCATCCCCTTCGCGCCGACCTGGACGACGACGGGTTCACCGATCTGCTGATGGCGACGGAGAGCGGCGTCGTCCGTGTGCTGTGGGGCGGAGCCGAGGGGCTCTCCCGGCCCGTCGACCTGTCTTTGAGCACGACGACCAATACAGGCAAGACAACCACGATGGCCAAGACACCTCCCGCACTCGGAGACTTCGACGGTGACGGCAGCACGGATCTGGCCCGTCCCGGCGGCGCCACCGGGCCCGAAGTCGTCTGGTACAAGGGGCCGTTCGACCGCTCTGGCCGCCCCGCAGCACGGCGCGAGGCGGCAGGACCGCATTCCGAAGAAGGCGTCCCCTACAGAGTGCGGGCTGGGGACTACGGCGGTGACGACACCGCGGACTTGCTGCTCGACTTCGCCACTACGGACCCGGAGAGCGACGACCCGAGCGCTCCGGTCGTCTCCGGTGGCACGTTGCTGCTCGGCGGGGAGGACGGTCCGTCCGCGGCGAGGTCCTGGGCGGGAGCTCGGCCGCTACCCCGTTCCGCGTCCGGCACTTGGAGCGTAGTCTTCGGCGGCTACGGGGACGACCGCACGCTCGACGTCTTGCGTGGCGGCGCCACAGACCCCGTCGCCACCTTCCACGACCTGCCGGGCCTCGCCCCCGGCCAGCTCACCGACCCCGGCAACCGCGGTGGGAGCACTGGCGACGTGGACGGCGACGGCCGCCTCGACGCGGTCACCGGCGCCTACGGGGCGAACTGGTGGCAAGGTGTCGTCTTCGAGGTGCGGGACGTCGCCCACGCGGACCGAGTGAACCTCCGGTCGATCGTGACGAAGGACGTCGGGCTTCCGTACGACGCGAAGCGCACCAGGCCGTCGAGCGCGCAGTTCGCCCCGCATGCCCCGCTCCTCGACGTGAACGGCGACGGCCGCGACGACTTGGTCGCCTCGACCCGTGGCAAGAACCCCCAGGTCGTGTTCGTCCCGGGCTCCGCCGAGGGCCTGGACGCCGATGGCGCACACCACTTCAACCTCGCTGGCCTGCTGTACCCCGAGTCCACCGGATGA
- a CDS encoding ATP-dependent DNA ligase: MAWPYRRRRAALEDLFTEHTLTAPWALCPSATEADTVNEWLSWSAVGLEGIVFKRLDSRHEPSARGWRKYKVRETQEAIVGAFTGPLTAPRTLLLGRFDKGGRPQYTGRTPTLPQTAGHALAPLLAPAGSERPWTSWTFSAGWGTRRP, from the coding sequence ATGGCGTGGCCGTACCGGCGGCGCCGGGCCGCACTGGAGGATCTGTTCACCGAGCACACGCTGACGGCACCGTGGGCGCTGTGCCCGTCGGCCACCGAGGCCGACACGGTGAACGAGTGGCTGTCGTGGTCGGCGGTGGGCCTGGAGGGGATCGTCTTCAAGCGGCTTGACAGCCGGCATGAGCCGTCGGCGCGCGGATGGCGCAAGTACAAGGTGCGCGAAACGCAGGAGGCGATCGTCGGCGCGTTCACCGGACCTTTGACGGCGCCGCGGACTCTGCTGCTGGGGCGTTTCGACAAGGGCGGGCGGCCGCAGTACACCGGCCGCACCCCCACGCTGCCGCAAACGGCCGGCCATGCTCTCGCACCGCTGTTGGCCCCGGCCGGAAGCGAGCGCCCGTGGACGAGCTGGACGTTCTCTGCGGGGTGGGGCACGAGGAGACCTTGA
- a CDS encoding NAD(P)-dependent alcohol dehydrogenase yields the protein MPTTTTAAVLEAPGQPFAFHQVELDDLRADEVLVRMVAAGLCHTDLSVQAGHIPFPLPGVIGHEGAGVVEAVGSAVTRVAPGDSVALSFTSCGRCGQCRGGHPAYCATWLPANIFNNGTRADGSATLRRGGTVLGGRFFGQSSLSAKAVVDERSVVKVGSDLPLHLVAPLGCGIQTGAGTVLNVLRPEPGSTLAVFGTGAVGLAAIAAAALTPLSAVIAVDLVDHRLDVALGLGATHRVNAGTEDIAKALAGITDGAGLDYAIDTTANMSVLRTAVDALGTLGRAAAIGATTPGTELALDYQGLLVGRSIVGVTEGDADPESLIPLLAGLYRQDRLPLDAIVRTYPFSEINQAVADARDGTAIKPVLLFDAV from the coding sequence ATGCCCACGACAACCACCGCTGCCGTGCTGGAGGCGCCCGGTCAGCCGTTCGCCTTCCACCAGGTCGAGCTCGACGACCTCAGGGCGGACGAGGTGCTGGTCCGCATGGTGGCCGCCGGTCTGTGCCACACCGATCTCAGTGTCCAGGCCGGCCACATCCCCTTCCCACTGCCCGGTGTGATCGGCCACGAGGGTGCCGGTGTCGTCGAAGCGGTCGGTTCCGCGGTGACCCGTGTCGCGCCCGGCGACTCGGTCGCCCTGTCCTTCACCTCGTGCGGGCGGTGCGGCCAGTGCCGCGGTGGGCATCCGGCGTACTGCGCGACGTGGCTGCCCGCCAACATCTTCAACAACGGCACCCGCGCCGACGGAAGCGCCACCCTCCGCCGCGGCGGCACCGTGCTCGGCGGGCGCTTCTTCGGCCAGTCCTCGCTCAGCGCGAAGGCCGTCGTCGACGAGCGCAGTGTCGTCAAGGTCGGCAGCGACCTCCCTCTCCACTTGGTCGCGCCCCTGGGCTGCGGCATCCAGACCGGCGCCGGCACGGTGCTGAACGTCCTGCGGCCCGAACCGGGCAGCACACTGGCCGTGTTCGGCACGGGCGCCGTCGGCCTCGCCGCGATCGCCGCGGCGGCGCTGACTCCGCTGTCGGCCGTCATCGCCGTCGACCTGGTCGACCACCGTCTCGATGTGGCGCTCGGCCTGGGAGCGACCCACCGCGTCAACGCGGGGACCGAGGACATCGCGAAAGCGCTGGCCGGGATCACGGACGGTGCCGGACTGGACTACGCCATCGACACCACCGCGAACATGAGTGTCCTGCGTACGGCGGTCGACGCGCTCGGCACGCTCGGACGTGCCGCCGCCATCGGCGCCACGACGCCCGGTACCGAACTCGCGCTCGATTACCAGGGCCTGCTGGTAGGACGTTCGATCGTCGGGGTCACCGAGGGGGACGCCGATCCCGAGTCGCTCATCCCCCTGCTCGCCGGCCTCTACCGGCAGGACCGGCTTCCGCTGGACGCAATCGTCAGGACCTACCCGTTCAGCGAGATCAACCAGGCGGTCGCGGACGCCCGGGACGGCACGGCGATCAAGCCCGTCCTCCTGTTCGACGCCGTCTGA